The following proteins are co-located in the Triticum aestivum cultivar Chinese Spring chromosome 1A, IWGSC CS RefSeq v2.1, whole genome shotgun sequence genome:
- the LOC123044953 gene encoding uncharacterized protein, whose translation MGSVVDFVEISSDEEDVPMPRKPVDDWVGKLLNDDGPNGDDFFDLVVMGEFSPPQKKANPGGGDDEDDDDCVVLDGDPEKAITIGEDKGSVGDSSSDELQIVGEKGPVACRDFPHSRHLCSNLPFSATSHVKHCSMCHCFVCDAPAPCNYWGKGIQLNDHCHATDKESKWKQLRQAFKSKSLPASRPEQCQNVIYPTMAPSIKKDIQCQVSSFANRSPLLHVMSQNKQRHTSVRVSLNVGRTISTPRASLATKAGRSTNNVHTAQNIHSRGNFKRVGTASPGHTIRNADQFGSSAPISTPSLMNNALPHVSQPVQAIPGTNTTHVSQQVQPIQRTNPFSGTVKKSAPQRSLSAPIASQGQQGQLPPSSQAASNVVHGVGSQLSRCTSLMNESRQFLPEPVIDVSTQSWQDILASVASDLGVLDDSAYSTSTSRSQQPVRTSPQPLDAGANQGEEGLHTKSVASAVNLMTSSGHGLPIHTTGGGTQTNAPKQTLHPLNYGGNLSPDEAHLDGFLSPPADELLLEAAHQRDSSGLDSTGLIFDFELDDWA comes from the exons ATGGGGTCGGTCGTGGATTTTGTGGAgatcagctccgacgaggaggacgtTCCCATGCCCAGGAAGCCAGTTGACGACTGGGTTGGGAAGCTTTTGAATGATGATGGGCCAAATGGGGACGATTTCTTTGATCTCGTGGTGATGGGTGAGTTCTCGCCGCCACAGAAGAAGGCCAACcctggtggtggtgatgatgaggatgacgatgattgTGTGGTTCTAGATGGTGACCCTGAGAAGGCAATTACCATCGGGGAGGACAAGGGGAGTGTGGGAGATAGCAGCTCCGATGAATTGCAGATAGTCGGGGAGAAAGGACCG GTAGCGTGCAGGGACTTCCCTCATTCACGCCATCTATGTTCTAACTTGCCCTTCAGCGCTACTTCTCACGTGAAGCATTGTAGCATG TGTCACTGTTTTGTATGCGATGCCCCAGCTCCATGTAATTATTGGGGTAAAGGTATCCAGCTTAATGATCATTGTCATGCTACGGATAAGGAATCAAAGTGGAAACAGCTGCGGCAAGCATTCAAGTCTAAAAGTCTTCCAGCATCTCGTCCAGAACAATGCCAGAATGTCATCTACCCAACAATGGCACCATCCATTAAGAAGGATATACAGTGTCAAGTCTCGTCTTTTGCAAACAGAAGTCCTCTTCTGCATGTTATGAGCCAAAACAAACAAAGACACACTTCAGTTAGAGTCTCACTGAATGTAGGACGGACTATCAGTACACCAAGAGCATCCCTTGCGACAAAAGCGGGGAGAAGTACAAACAATGTCCACACTGCTCAAAACATTCATTCACGTGGAAACTTCAAAAGAGTAGGGACAGCTTCTCCAGGTCACACAATCCGAAATGCTGACCAATTTGGTTCTAGTGCTCCAATCAGTACCCCGTCCCTTATGAACAATGCATTGCCACATGTATCACAGCCAGTTCAAGCTATACCAGGAACTAATACTACCCATGTATCTCAGCAAGTTCAACCTATACAAAGAACCAATCCTTTCAGTGGTACTGTCAAGAAAAGTGCCCCTCAGAGATCTCTCAGTGCGCCAATAGCATCTCAGGGGCAACAAGGTCAGCTGCCACCATCTTCACAGGCTGCCTCAAATGTAGTGCATGGCGTAGGATCTCAACTTTCCCGGTGCACCTCGCTTATGAATGAGAGCAGACAATTCCTGCCAGAACCAGTAATCGATGTTTCCACACAAAGCTGGCAAGACATACTTGCTAGTGTGGCATCGGATCTGGGAGTATTAGACGATTCTGCTTACAGTACCAGTACTTCACGGTCCCAGCAGCCTGTGAGGACTTCCCCCCAACCTCTGGATGCCGGTGCAAACCAAGGGGAGGAGGGCCTTCACACCAAGTCTGTTGCGTCAGCCGTAAACCTGATGACTTCTAGTGGGCATGGCTTGCCCATTCATACAACAGGTGGTGGTACCCAGACAAATGCTCCTAAGCAAACTTTGCATCCTCTGAATTATGGTGGCAATCTTAGTCCAGATGAAGCTCATCTTGATGGTTTTCTAAGCCCCCCTGCAGATGAATTATTGTTAGAAGCTGCTCATCAGAGGGACTCTTCCGGATTGGATTCTACAGGCCTTATATTTGACTTTGAACTCGACGACTGGGCTTAA
- the LOC123044962 gene encoding ketohexokinase isoform X2, with protein sequence MSLIRYLPSPYLPLPSAAARRRGFLHSAAPPGARAAAVHVLAANRVVLGCGLVTLDYLATVDAYPRPDDKIRSGELQISGGGNAGNALTGAARLGLNTRLISKVANDEIGGTVILELKEAGIDVSHVIISDGGNTTFVYVIIDKKTKTRTCIITSGYPPMVPGDISMSNLSAALQDVNLLYLDGYSHEMALSVGKQADLMKIPILVDAEPERTKTELEHLLGLSSYIVCSGKFPEKWTSISCIPSALLEILVQYPRARFVIATLGENGCMMLERIEDAVDIGNVAESLRLKVHKDDSLPTCVSSKFMRLSGRGHGTIHGRLLIGTAEKIPAPELVDTTGCGDAFIGAVLYGLCTEMAPEKMLPFACQVAGIKCRAIGARTGLPWRSDARLSKYLR encoded by the exons ATGTCGCTCATCCGCTACCTGCCGTCGCCGTACCTTCCCCTCccctccgccgcggcccgccgCCGTGGATTCCTCCACTCCGCCGCGCCTCCCGGTGCCCgtgccgccgccgtccatgtccTCGCCGCGAACCGCGTCGTG CTGGGGTGCGGGCTGGTGACGCTGGACTACCTCGCCACGGTGGACGCGTACCCGCGGCCCGACGACAAGATCCGCAGCGGGGAGCTGCAG ATATCGGGAGGCGGGAACGCCGGGAACGCATTGACAGGCGCTGCTCGTCTGGGTCTCAACACCAGGCTCATCTCCAAG GTGGCCAACGATGAAATAGGAGGAACTGTTATTTTGGAACTCAAGGAAGCTGGGATTGACGTGTCACATGTTATA ATCTCTGATGGTGGAAACACAACATTTGTTTATGTCATTATTGATAAGAAAAC GAAAACCCGAACATGTATAATCACGTCAGGTTACCCTCCAATGGTTCCTGGTGACATATCAATGTCAAATTTGTCAGCTGCACTACAAGATGTAAACTTGCTATACCTAGACGGATATTCACATGAAATGGCACTATCTGTTGGTAAGCAG GCTGATCTGATGAAGATTCCAATACTGGTTGATGCGGAGCCAGAAAGAACAAAGACAGAACTGGAGCATCTGCTCGGCCTATCGAGTTACATTGTCTGCTCGGGTAAATTTCCAGAG AAATGGACATCAATTTCATGCATTCCCTCAGCACTACTAGAGATCCTTGTGCAATATCCCCGTGCGAGATTCGTCATTGCAACCCTTGGAGAAAACGGGTGCATGATGCTTGAGAGGATCGAAG ATGCGGTAGATATTGGGAATGTTGCTGAGTCCTTAAGGCTTAAAGTGCATAAAGATGACAGTCTGCCAACTTGTGTATCATCCAAG TTCATGAGACTCTCTGGAAGAGGGCATGGGACTATACACGGAAGATTGCTCATAGGAACAGCAGAAAAAATCCCCGCTCCAGAGCTTGTTGACACCACCGGTTGTGGCGATGCGTTCATAGGAGCAGTGCTCTACG GGCTGTGCACAGAGATGGCTCCGGAAAAGATGCTGCCTTTTGCCTGTCAAGTG GCAGGCATCAAATGCAGAGCGATCGGCGCGCGCACCGGCCTACCGTGGCGATCTGATGCCCGCTTGTCCAAGTACTTGCGTTAG
- the LOC123044962 gene encoding ketohexokinase isoform X1 has product MSLIRYLPSPYLPLPSAAARRRGFLHSAAPPGARAAAVHVLAANRVVLGCGLVTLDYLATVDAYPRPDDKIRSGELQISGGGNAGNALTGAARLGLNTRLISKVANDEIGGTVILELKEAGIDVSHVIISDGGNTTFVYVIIDKKTKTRTCIITSGYPPMVPGDISMSNLSAALQDVNLLYLDGYSHEMALSVGKQADLMKIPILVDAEPERTKTELEHLLGLSSYIVCSGKFPEKWTSISCIPSALLEILVQYPRARFVIATLGENGCMMLERIEDDSGIDAVDIGNVAESLRLKVHKDDSLPTCVSSKFMRLSGRGHGTIHGRLLIGTAEKIPAPELVDTTGCGDAFIGAVLYGLCTEMAPEKMLPFACQVAGIKCRAIGARTGLPWRSDARLSKYLR; this is encoded by the exons ATGTCGCTCATCCGCTACCTGCCGTCGCCGTACCTTCCCCTCccctccgccgcggcccgccgCCGTGGATTCCTCCACTCCGCCGCGCCTCCCGGTGCCCgtgccgccgccgtccatgtccTCGCCGCGAACCGCGTCGTG CTGGGGTGCGGGCTGGTGACGCTGGACTACCTCGCCACGGTGGACGCGTACCCGCGGCCCGACGACAAGATCCGCAGCGGGGAGCTGCAG ATATCGGGAGGCGGGAACGCCGGGAACGCATTGACAGGCGCTGCTCGTCTGGGTCTCAACACCAGGCTCATCTCCAAG GTGGCCAACGATGAAATAGGAGGAACTGTTATTTTGGAACTCAAGGAAGCTGGGATTGACGTGTCACATGTTATA ATCTCTGATGGTGGAAACACAACATTTGTTTATGTCATTATTGATAAGAAAAC GAAAACCCGAACATGTATAATCACGTCAGGTTACCCTCCAATGGTTCCTGGTGACATATCAATGTCAAATTTGTCAGCTGCACTACAAGATGTAAACTTGCTATACCTAGACGGATATTCACATGAAATGGCACTATCTGTTGGTAAGCAG GCTGATCTGATGAAGATTCCAATACTGGTTGATGCGGAGCCAGAAAGAACAAAGACAGAACTGGAGCATCTGCTCGGCCTATCGAGTTACATTGTCTGCTCGGGTAAATTTCCAGAG AAATGGACATCAATTTCATGCATTCCCTCAGCACTACTAGAGATCCTTGTGCAATATCCCCGTGCGAGATTCGTCATTGCAACCCTTGGAGAAAACGGGTGCATGATGCTTGAGAGGATCGAAG ATGATTCTGGAATAGATGCGGTAGATATTGGGAATGTTGCTGAGTCCTTAAGGCTTAAAGTGCATAAAGATGACAGTCTGCCAACTTGTGTATCATCCAAG TTCATGAGACTCTCTGGAAGAGGGCATGGGACTATACACGGAAGATTGCTCATAGGAACAGCAGAAAAAATCCCCGCTCCAGAGCTTGTTGACACCACCGGTTGTGGCGATGCGTTCATAGGAGCAGTGCTCTACG GGCTGTGCACAGAGATGGCTCCGGAAAAGATGCTGCCTTTTGCCTGTCAAGTG GCAGGCATCAAATGCAGAGCGATCGGCGCGCGCACCGGCCTACCGTGGCGATCTGATGCCCGCTTGTCCAAGTACTTGCGTTAG